ttttgttttttttttttttgagatggagttttgctcttgttgcccaggctggagtgcaatggtgtgatctcggctcactgcaacctctacctcctgggttcaagtgattctcttgcctcagcctctcaagtagctgggattacaggcatgagccaccacgcccggctaattttgtatttttattggagacagggtttctccatgttggtcaggctggtctcgaacccccgacctcaggtgatccgtccgcctcagcaatcccaaagtgctgcgattacaggtgtgagctaccgcgcccggacgcatattttatactttgtaaTTATTGGTACTTAGTGGGGCTGACAATCACAATGCTACCTCCTGCCCCTTCTACTCCACACAAATGGATGCATGACCCATCAGGTCAGGCAAAGGACTCCATCATCCTGACCAAAGTGATTAGTTCAGGTGTGGGTTTGTGACCTAAGCAAAGCCAACCATAATCTTCTGCTCAAAGCTCTCTTGCTTTTGAGGTTAATGTACTAAGAGGATATGAGATTGAAGCTGCCGACACCCAGCTCTCCCTGCCATAGGACAGAGAATGGGGCCAAGGCATAAAGAGAAGCAGAGCTCTGAGAAGTGGAATGAGAGAGACCTGATGACATTGTTTGAGCCCCTGAGATCAGCCTTGCCTGAGGTCAGTAATACCACCACATTTCTCAATTCTCATCTTGCTTAAGTTTGTCTTGGTTTGCCTGGGTTCCTATAACTTGCTATTAAATCAGACCTAATACAGAAATGGAATGAAGTATGGAATTGATGGCACTGAAGTGAAGTTGAAGCCGTGGAGATCCCCACTTGGCTGGGGAACTGGAAATCCCTGCTATTTGGTATCAAACCAGCTGGTTAAATGATCGTCTATTTTATCTTGAGATTCAAGTCATGTATCCATCAAAGTGGAGATTTCCAACatgcactggaaaaaaaaaaaaaagcttggatGTTGGAGTATGTTGACCTCTTCTTGAGATTTTCAGTAAGGTCCTCCAGTTTGACTCTCCTCCATGCTGGCAGAATCAGAACAGTATACAGCTTTGTTTAGAGTtgacttttctgccttttttttttttttttttctgagacagagtctctctctgtcacccaggctggagtgcaatggcgtgatcttgactcactgcaacctccgcctcctgggattaagcaattctcctgcctcagcctcatgagtagctgggattataggcacgcgccaccacgcctggctaatttttgtatttttagtagagacagggtttcactatgttggtcagactggtctcaaactcctgacctcaggtgatccgcccaccttggcctcccaaagtgatgggattacaggcatgaggcacttgCCCCGCTGCCTTTTCTGCTTTTGACCAGCAATCCAGGGTGCTAAAGGTCATATAATCATGCATCTTATAGACTATAAGGGCCAAATCCTTTGCCCCAAACTAAAGTGAGTAAGAACAAAGGCCTAGAGGTGGAAAATCCAGTAGGAGATATTGGAGTGAGTTTAGGGTCTGGGAAGTTCCAGAAAAAAAGGGGAGAATTCTGATCCTCCAAGCTATACCTGAATGCTTCCCTTTCCACACCCCCAAATTAAATAAGATGTATTTGGCTTGGAATTCAGACAGTGTTGGGGGTTCTGGTGCCTGGGGACTCTGGCTGTGAATCCTGTGGGAGAGAATGGGATGTATTGGGCACGCACTTCATGCACCTTCTTGGATTCCCTAAGCcacctccttctttctctctcttggttGGCACCCTGCCTGTGCTAAGTAGCCCTTCTACTTCCACGTCTATAGTAGAAATGCCACACAGCAGACCATGGGAGCTAACTTCCCAACAGCCACCCAGGGAGCAAATGATGCAACTGAGAAGTGCAGGGGAGTTAGCTCCTTGTGGGGTACAATCTTGGCCaacagaaaacaggagaaaagaggGGAACAGAAGCATTAATTCCTTCTCAAATCTCCCCTTGGTGAACTGCCCCAAGGTGCCGTTTCTCCTTGCAAACACTATGTGCTTGGCAAACAAGCCCGACAAGGGATCTGCTCTCTCCTAATGGCTCATATGAAGTGGTGGCCAGCACAGTACTGCATCATCTTGCATTGCCTTCGTCTCTTCTCCCTTTCACCATCCTGGACTTCCACCTCCCTGCAAAATGTCAGCACTTGCCTCAGAGTCTGCTTTCTAGAGTACTTGGGTTAAGATACGGAGACAAAATCAAAGCCCCCATCGCTACACGAAGTCCCAACAGTGGGGTAACATAAAGGACCTGAGGATGCAGCTGAGCTTCCCTACTCAAATGCAGGGAATCCAGCCCAGACTGCTGGCTTCCTCTCGGGAATCCAGTGTCAGGTCACTGGGTCAGGCCATCTTGGGACTActccccaggaggctgaggcccattCCACAGgctttctttttactctcttgcATTTTCTGCTGAGCACCTAAGATATCCCTTGGGAAAAGCCAGGCCAAAAGCTTGTGGCCTGTTCTGTCTTCTGAGTTTCTATTCTTTTAGGCAACTAGAGGGCAGGAGGCCAGAGTCTGGAAGTTCAAAGTCCCCTCTACAGATGGTCAGCTAAAGGCTTTGGCCAGCCCAGGCTTCTagagggcagaggttgccatAATAGCTGTGTCTGGAGttagggctagggagaaaaagtgTGGCCCTCTGCCCCTTCTTAGTTTGCACTTGGCACAGACTTGGCCACCTCTTTGCAAATCCCAGCTGGCTCAGGCTGCAGGCTGGAAGGTCAGCAGAATGGCCCACATTGGTTCTTAGCTCCCTGAACTCATGCGGTTTCTTCCAAATAATACAGGGCTGTGTAACATAATTGTGCAAATATACTAGCCATGAATGAGGCCCAGAGGCCAGAAACAGCCTGTGAGTCCCTGCTGGGTTTGGCTATGTCATGATGGAGGCAAGTGCAATCAGGACAGTGGTTGCTCAAAGATTACAGCCCAAGCTGGAAAGGATCAAGTGAGATTCTGTGATCTCCACATCACAGCACCCTCCTTTGGAAGGTATTATATGCATGTTCTGCTCCACTGAGGCCAGGGTGAGCCCCCAGGTCTGGTCAGAGGACATAGCAGAACCAGAGCTGCTTCAAGGTCAGAGGTCACCAGTCCTATCTCAGACCAGAGGACTTTTCTCCCTACATCCAAGACACCCAGGTTGCATCCAGCAAAAGAAATTCATTATAGGGGCTCTGCTGGAGGCTGAAGACTCTGCCCAGAGCCCCCAAGTGCTAGAGGTTCTCAGAGGGCCCCCAAAATTCAGTGTCAACTGATAGACTCCCCTGAGCAGTCTTTCAACAATGTGGCCTCAGGGTAATAATGGGCCACGGCCAGAGTTGGAGGAGTAGAGCAAGCTGCAGGTTGCTGGCCCAAGAGTACTTGACTGGTTGCTTCCATCCTGTCCTATGCATCTCCTTGGGGCTTGAGGCCTAGAAGCCGGTACTGCTCAGGGATTTTGACTATCTGGCCAAGACCAAGCTCACTGGAGCGTGAGTTGGCCAAGTGTTGAATAGGTAATCTCTCTTTGGGGGTAGTGAGCAGATTAAGGTTGACTTACCACCTTGGACAGGCCATTATGGAAACCATGAAGCTGAGGGGTAGGGGAATGGCCAAAGTGTGACCTGGTGCTAAGACGCAGAAACCACATGAGCTAGATTGAGACTCACGGAGCAGGACATTATCAAGGATCCCTCATGATGGTTACCAGCTCAAAAAAAAGCCCACGAATCATAGAATCCTCACAACTGACAAACAAGGATCTGGGAATGCTTAATCTCTACGGCAACCTTTAAACCCaaaactggctgggcatagtggctcacatctgtaatcccagcactttgagaggtcaagggaGGTgttatcacttgaggccaggagttcaagaccagcctgaacaacatggcgaaaccccatctctactaaaaatataaaaattagccaggtgtggtggtgggcacctgtaatcccagctactcaggaggctgcggcatgagaatcacttgaacccaggaggtagaggttgtagtgagctgagatcacgccactgcactccagcctaggcgacagaggaagactgtctcaataaataactCAAAACCATGTCAAAAGGGAAGTGGGATGCTTCAGTTCCAAAGGTCCATCCTCTCAGGGATGTGCATAAAGAACAACGGACAAAGGAGACATTTCCCAGTGGAAAGGACCAAAAACAATAGGTTTTGTTGAACAAGAAATTCACTCCACTGTCCAGAAGGATGTGTTATATACTGTAGATTAGCGACCATTGTATTCTCCTCTCCCCTATTCCAAATGGAAggttttaaaataactgttataGCGAGGTGCAgtgacatgcacctatagtcccagctagtcagaaggccaaggtgagaggatcacttgagcctaggagttcaaatctagcctgggcaacatagcaagtccccatcttaatttaaaaaaagaattaaaaattattcagtcgtgtgtatctgtagtcccagcttctcaggaggctgaagcaggagaattgcttgagcccagcagttcaggtccagcctggacaacattagcaagaccccatctctttaaaacaaaTTGTTATCCTCTTTCTCTCCATTATTTTACCTTGGTTATAGGACAAGTATGGGGTAGCTAAGTTTATCTTTTACCCATAGATGGCAAAATCTTAAGAAGTCATATCCAGACCTGAGCAAGAATTGCCCATCACCAAGGGACCCTGGACTGAGGACTCAATAAAGCAACTGGATGTGATTCTGTTTTATCTCCCATTGGGAAATAGGTGAATGTGGTTTTTGTTGGGTCTATGATTATTGCATTCTCAGGCAGGCACATTTTTGAAATTGTATGTCTGTCAAGAAAAGTATAGGTGGATGCAATAAAGGGTGGGATATAGTGGATGCATATTATTTATCTGctcatcatctcttccttcagGACCCATTTCTCCCCCTCCACACAGTCCTGATGAAGTTGTCAATTATGGTGGCCTACTCTTCCATCCTAGTGGTGGGCATGTGTCCAAAGCTGGTCAAAGTCCTCCCTGGGATTTTAATGAGGAACTAATGAGGCCAACATATGGAAGGAAGGGGAGCCAAGAGATGGAGGCATCATCTTTTGAACCCCTAGATCCAGCCATGATTCAAGGCAGATACATCCTTTGATTTATCAGTTATGTAAACCAATTAATTCCAATTGGCCTAAACATGTTTGAGTTGGGTTTTTGACACTTGCAACTGAAAAGGTCCAGACTAATACATgcacacagagagacacaaacACCATATTGTTCAAACTCATCAGACATTATATAAGTCTTCCATGATCTTActggggtcagcaaactttttatCTAAAGAACAAGATAGATATTTTAGGCTGTGTGGGCCATATATGGTCCCTGTTTCGCTTTCTTGTTTCGTTTTGATGACgcttcaaaaatgtaaaagaaatttcTTAGTTTGGTAGTTCATATAAAAATAGGCCACAGACCAGATTTGGCCCACAAGCCATCGTTTGCCAACCCCTAATCTAGACCATGTCAACCCTGAAGCTTTGGAACCACACAGTCTGCCAGTCCCTAGCCCATACTGTAAAGTATGAagcaagatattttaaatatcattttggtTCAAGTGTCTTGACATGACTCAGTAATGGTAAGGTTCAGGGTAGCGTTAGGAATGGGAAAAGGGTCTTATCTTGTGCCCATTATCTGCCACGCAACGGGTACTGAATAAATGgtaattactattatttcttggtaataaagataatttttcaaaatgatggAGCTGTCTAAATGGCTTTGTCCAAATGTCTCAGTTCATCCTTGAAGACTTTTCCCCTTCTTAATCTCCTTCAGAAAGTATTTCACAGACCTCCCCTACCAATAAAGTCTGAATTAGGTACTCTCCTTCTTGCTAGCACAGACCTTCTATGGCCCTCCATTGTAACTGGATTATTTGTCTCTCGTTCCCCTTGACTCTGAGTACTTGGAACATGCCTGAGCCCCAACATGTAGCATAGTGCTTAGCACCTAGCCTGAGAGGACTCTGTGCCTCCATGTGAATATCAGTTTGAGGGTGCAGGTACTGTGTGTCTCTGTTTGTGTCCAGGATGGTCACTCTGGGTATCAGCATTGTGCTGGTGTACATATACCCTCTGGTTCTTCTCTCAGTTGGAAAATATTTGTGGATGTCTATCACAACTTACCTGGTAATATTACTGCCAGATCTATGTTTCATTCCCATTCCCTCCAAAAATGAGTCAAAGACAGAAGAACAGGTGGGAacaagttttcttagaaactgttATGAAGGAGGAGTCCTCCAACCCCACCCCCACATCTTTTACTATCTGACATGTTATCAGATCAGAGGCCTTCAGCCTCAGCAACATCTGGGGATTAGAGTGACCCCACACAGCTGGGGCCTCAGACTAAGCTGATCCATGTCTGTGGGGTGGAGGGGAAATCCTCCTGGGAAAAATATGTGCAAGGCCCTACAGGCCCAGGAAAGACTGACCAAGGCAAGGTGAGTCATGGTGTTCTAAGCTGAATCTTTTGCCCATCTCACAGAAGCAGGCAGGAAGCACCACCATTGATCAGCTTTATATGGCACCCACTGTATAcaacagacagacaaagacagacagacagagcaCACACCACTTCTAAGCTCAACACTGCTCACCAACTAGAAGCACCTCGGTTAAGCACATGTGAGACACTCTTGCATAGGAAAGATGTACTTTTTAAAGGAATGAAGAAGTATTTTGGCAAAACATCTACTTTCCTCTCAGGTCCGGGGTAAAGAGGGACCTCTAATTCTGAAGCTTCTACATGTTGAAAAATTTCCCCTTCTCAATGGCAGTATATACAGTAGCAAACCTTCCAAGTCTGTTGTCACAGCCCTATACAGATATCCTGAATCTACTTTACAGGTGGGCAAACTTAGACTAAGAGACAGAAGGTAGCCTGGAGCAAGGGGACATTGGGACTGGTTCAAGGGGAAGGGAAACAAGAGGTGTCTCAGCTCAGCCAAAGGCAGGGCCTCTGTCTACCTGGATTGGCAAGGGAAAGGCTCAGGTGGCCAGAActccctctttcttcctgcctGGGGAAGCAGTGGTTCCACAGGAAAGGCAGTCCCACTCTTGCTGGCTAGGGGGCCTCCTGGGATGGCAAAGGCCAGGGCGGACCTGAGCTCCGCCTGGGGCCTCTTCCGGGATGCACTCTGAGTTTGAGGATTGTGGATTGTGGGTTCACTGCTTCTATAACTTTCTCATTACCTGCATATGAGCCTAGACCTCAaatccttaattatttttaaaagggaagggTCGGGGAGTGGCTTCAGAGGGAATGAGACACAGAACAATCTTTCCACAGCCTCCCTCTGCCTAGGCTGGGGCTGTCAAGGGTCTCCTTCACCCTGTCTCCTAGGGATATTTAAAGGCAGCTTTTATGAGACTCTatactgtctttttttgttgtttgtctttttgtttgtttctttgttttaatttatatagatatatatattcttaaaaaagCAATAGTCCTTTGGTCCCTAAACTCTAAGGAATGATATGATTTTGTAAGAAGTGAATCTGGGCTTCCCTTGTGGAGAAGCCCTTGGCACCCCCAACGCCCTCTGCTGGTTCCCCTGGACAGTCACTCTTCACCAGCCCTAGTTGCTCTGCCAGCCTGCGCTCTATGCTGCAGGCACAGAACAACCCACTTGATAAAAACAATCCTTAGAGTGGCCTTAGCCCCAGGCACCAGCCTTGGGTCCGATCCACCTCCGTCTGTCCGCAGCTGCTCCTTTGGGAAGGGCTGCTCAAGCGTTTCTGtgcttttcctctcctttcttctcactCTTCCGTTTCTGTTGTTGTGTATTAAttgataaagagagagagaagaaaaaaggcaaaaatcaccTTGGAGGGCAAGACCAGAAGAGCAGCTTGCCCCCATCAGTGACATCTCAGGTGAGTGGCTGGACCTCTCTTCCTGAGGAGCAGGGCTGCAGCAGGACCCAGGCAGCAGCCCAGTCCACTGAAGCCAGACTTGAGTCCTGAGCAAAAGACCCCAACCCCACATCCCCTCCAGAAGGCTCCTGGGGTAGCTCAAAGTGAGGCAGGGCCATGTGGGCCTTCTGAGACAGAAAATCTCTAAAAGTTGCAGGCAGCATCCTATGGACCCATGACCTTGCCAAAAATGTAGAAGAACTTGgcccatctctctctccatcaCCCACCAGGCCCTGCAGATTCCAACCTCTGAAGCATGTTTGcttctcttcctccatctccaCGTTCACTGCCATTATCTCAGCCCTTACTTCTAGTCCTTTCTCTGCTTAAGCTCCTCAacggttctttctcatcttcaggATAAAGTCGAAACTCATGGCCTGAAGACTCTTGAAAACTGGCCCAGAGCGACTTTTCTAGTCTCATTTTCCAGCCTCCCGGACCCTCCCTACGTACTCTCATTGGCTATCTCTGGAGTAGAACTGCTTCCCCAGGCAGAAAAGACTCTGATTATGTCTCCTAGACTACGGGGCAGGAATGTTGTCTAATTGATCTCCTTGGATTGAAGGAAAAGCAAAGTCACCATCTGAGGATTCCTCCTAGCTCCCGGCTCTTTTCTCTATCCCAGACTTTCTCAGAGGTGGGTGCCTCCAAGGTCCCAAAAGGAGGACCATCAAAGCTGGGAGGGCCTCATCACTCAGGCCTCATCTACCTGGGGTCCATCAGGGACTCACCTTTCTGTGGCTGGTCGGTGAGAGCAGGTCAGTAAGGCCGGTTGGCATCCTTGGGCCGCTTTAGCTGGACCTTGAGCCTCTTCATGCCAATTTGAAAGCCATTCATTGCCTGAATAGCAGTCTGGGCACTAGTTGGATTGTCAAAACTAACAAACCCTGGAGGGTGTGGGCAAAGAGATTAGCTGGGAACTCTGCCTGGCAGGGCCTCTGACCCAGCCCCCTCCGGCCAGTTCCATCAAACACATACCCCTCCACTATTTGCATACACACATGGATATAGAGTCACAGGCAGACGGCCTGAGATTCCTAAAGGTGTGATTCTTGGAAGGATAGGAGGCAACTCTGAGTGTGTGTGCAGGGTCAGTGTGTTGATCGGGATGTTTCCGTGTTTTTCCTGGCATGGGTTGGCTGTCTCCCTCCACAGCTCCCATTCTGGTCCTCAGAACATAGTTGGAGTCGGAGGGGATCTTTGGTCTCAGAACCAAactcctcctgccctggccagaCTCCAAAGCTCTGACCTAGCTGGCCACATTCCCGGTGGACACCTGATTGTCGTCCCAGGTAAACCTGAAATAaagcttgttcttttttttttttttttttttttgagacggagtctcgctgtcgcccaggctggagtgcagtggcgggatctcagctcactgcaagctccgcctcccggctttacgccattctcctgcctcagcctcccgagtagctgggactacaggcgcccgccacctcgcccggttagttttttgtattttttagtagagacggggtttcaccgtgttagccaggatggtctcgatctcctgacctcgtgatccgcccgtctcggcctcccaaagtgctgggattacaggcttgagcaaccgcgcccggccttttttttttttttttttttgagatggagtcttgctctggcacccaggctgtagtgcagtggtgccatcacagctcactgcaaactctccctcccggattcaagaaattctcctgcctcagcctcctgggtagctgggattacggacacccatcaccacgcccagctaatttttgtatttttagtagagatggggttttgccatattggccaggctagtttcaaactcctgacttcaagtgattcacctgccttggcgtcccaaagtgctgggattacaggcatgagccaccctgcctgaccAAGGCTTGTTCTTAGCCTAAGCTTAGCCCCATCACTGGTTTGTGACCCCATTTTGTGCCATACATTCAATCTCAGGAAATCACTGCATTATGGAAGGACAATCGTAGGGTCTGTagggaatcctttttttttttttttttttttttttgagacggagtcttgctctgtagtccgggctggagtgcagtggccagatctcagctcactgcaagctccgcctcccgagtttacgccattctcctgcctcagcctccggagtagctgggactacaggcgcccgccacctcgcccggctagttttttgtatttttagtagagacggggtttcacggtgttagccaggatggtctcgatctcctgacctcgtgatccgcccgtctcggcctcccaaagtgctgggattacaggcttgagccaccgcgcccggccttgtagGGAATCCTTTATAGTCAGAGGTGGGAGAGGCGTAGGGGTAGGTTCTCAGCTCACCAAAACACTTGCTCTGGTTGGTGGCTCGATCCACAAAGACTTTAGCAGAGACAACGGCTCCAAAGGGCAGGAATGTCTGTATGAGTTCCGCATCACCAAACTCCTGAGGCAGGTGATAGATGAAGAGGTTACAGCCTTCGGGGCCTGCAGGAACAGTAGCAGGCTGGTTCAGGGGAGGGACCCTGAGTCCAGCCCCACCAGGCTCTGTTCTCCAGCCCCCAGTCCCTCACCTTCTCTCTGCTGCTGGGGCAGGGCTGAAGGTTGCTGGGGAAAAGCTGTGCTCACTGGGGCATAGGCCGACGGATAGGCTGctggagacagaggtgggagtgGGCAGTAATCCCCAGGAGCCCTTCCCCAAGGAGGGCCCCAAGTGCCTGGCCGCTTTTGACCAATTCAGCCCAGTCCACCATAACCCTCACCCCAAGAGAGGTCGTTCTGGGGGTAGGAGAAGATGGGAGGATCAACTCCTCGGAACAGAGCCTAAATCCCCCACAACTCTCCCTATTTCTTTCTGGGGCCCTTCAACCTCCCCCAGGCCGCGTAGCGCCAAGTGAAACCTGCGTAGTGGTGCATCCCAGCGTAGGCCTGCTGCAGGGGGTCAGCCACGCCAGGGCTCTgggctggggagagaggggcGCAAGGCCCACGGTGAAGGCAAGCAGGCGAGCGGAGTGGGTGAGAAGCTCAGGGAGTGTGGGAGGTGGACGTTGGCTGTGAGAggcagcagggaaggagggagatcTCTTCCCAGGGAAGCCAGGCCCTACCCCCCATCCCCCCGCTCCCCACTCCATTTCGGGGGGATTTGGGCGGAGCGGGGGGCCCACCTGGGTAAGGGGAGAGCCCGTTATTGTAGAGCGTATCGGAGCCCGGCTGGCCGTTGGTCTGGGGGGTCAGAGGGCCGAATCCATTGACCCCGATGGGCGCCGGAAGACCTGGGAGAGTGCCAGGGCCGCTGCCGGGCGGGGAGTTGGCTGCTGATGGCGGAAGAGGTCGGAGAGTCAGGACGCCGCCCGGCCCCGCCCGGCCCCTCCCAGGCGCGCCCCAGTCCTTGGGCACCCTACCTGCCGCGGGCAACAGAGGAGCAGCCACCAGGCTAAAGGCCGCCACATGCTGCATCTGGGCCGCCACTGCCGCCACCGGGCCTAGGCCTGGGCCCTGTGCCGCGGCCAGCAGGGCCGCCTGGTGCTGCAGGATCTTTGGGAGGAAAGATGGGCGAGAGTGGAGGGCCAAGGGGCAGTCAGCTGCCCGtgctcccagccccaggcctggCCCACCCACCTGCGCGCCCTTGCACGCAGGTGCCCGGTACCTACCGCCGTGGTGTAGGCGCCGCAGGCCCCTAGCGGCAGTGGCGCGGGGTGGAAGGCGCCCAGCTGGCCGGCCATCTGCTGCATCCGCCGCAGCGCGCGCTCCCGGTCAGTGTCCGCCAGCTTGACCACGAGGCTGGACGAGGCgccctgggcagggcaggggagacCGTGGTGACCGGTTCTGACCCTGGCCCCGGCCCGGGGCCGAGCGCCTTCCCCATCAGGTCCTTTCGCGGGGCACCGAGCACATTCGGGAAGGAGAAGCCCGTCCCCATCCCACTGGTCTCACCCTCAGCCCGGGGAATCCGCCCTCACCGCCATGGTCCGGCTGCCGTGCAGACCCTGGATGGCCGCCTGAGCTTCCCCTTGACTCCCAAACTTCACAAAGGCACAGCCTGGGACAGGACAGAGGGAGCGGGTGGCTCAGGCCACAGAGGCCAAAGAGTCATGTGGCCCAGAGTGAGGAAGGGTCACCAGGAAATCCCGGGGTCAGCTCAGGTCACCTTTACTGGTGCCGTCAGGACTCCGCAGGACCGTGCACTCCTCGATGTGGCCAAAGGGCTGGAACAGGCGTCTGACGTCCTCCTCACCCTGCTGCTTGCCCAGCATCCCCACAAACAGCTTTCGGTCCTCTGGGGACAAAGCCAGGAATGACCTGGGGACCCCAAGTCTTCCTAGATCCCCCAAGAGTAGCCCGAGGAACTTAGGAAGGTAGCTCACCAGTCTCACTCTGGGAAGCAGAGAGAGTGAGAAGGCCCTGGGCGTCCAGGGTTGGTTTTCATTAAGGGGCAGGATCTGGGGAAAGGATCTGGAGAAGGGAGCTCAGCTCAGCTTTCCCTCAGGAAAACCTGGGTCCTGGGGAAACCCAGAGAGTCTCAGGGCTGCTCTTGTGGGGAGTGATGCAGTCTTGATATCTTTGACTGGGTAGAGCCCTATATGCATGGTTTTACATGTTTGACCTTTCTGTTCTTAGAGTTCGGGAAATGCTGTTTCGGACCATTTCTGTAGTATTAAGGAAGAGGGTGCTCAGAGAAAGCCTTTCTATTCAGACTGGGTCCAGAGAAGAGAAGTACATCCTTGCTGGTCATCCTGATAGTGCTGGCTAGAATCAATGCCCCTTCCTGCTCATATCAAGGAGGGTTCTGGATTTAGAAATAGCACACAAAACAGTCCTCTCATCCTACTGCCTCATCTTTAGGCACTGAGCACTGGCATGATGAATCCTTAACCTCTGCACCACATCCAACCTGGATGCTCCTCCCAAAGGCCTACAGAGAGCAGGACCTTGGTTTCCTGAGCCTCCAACATTAGCATTTTCCCTACTACAGTTGCTGAACCTCTGACCCCTTTCCTTAactcccacctccaccaccctG
The window above is part of the Macaca fascicularis isolate 582-1 chromosome 7, T2T-MFA8v1.1 genome. Proteins encoded here:
- the CELF6 gene encoding CUGBP Elav-like family member 6 isoform X11, which translates into the protein MAAAPGGSAQPAGPGPRLGFSTADSGVGMSGLHPGPAVPMKDHDAIKLFVGQIPRGLDEQDLKPLFEEFGRIYELTVLKDRLTGLHKEDRKLFVGMLGKQQGEEDVRRLFQPFGHIEECTVLRSPDGTSKGCAFVKFGSQGEAQAAIQGLHGSRTMAGASSSLVVKLADTDRERALRRMQQMAGQLGAFHPAPLPLGACGAYTTAILQHQAALLAAAQGPGLGPVAAVAAQMQHVAAFSLVAAPLLPAAAANSPPGSGPGTLPGLPAPIGVNGFGPLTPQTNGQPGSDTLYNNGLSPYPAAYPSAYAPVSTAFPQQPSALPQQQREGPEGCNLFIYHLPQEFGDAELIQTFLPFGAVVSAKVFVDRATNQSKCFGFVSFDNPTSAQTAIQAMNGFQIGMKRLKVQLKRPKDANRPY
- the CELF6 gene encoding CUGBP Elav-like family member 6 isoform X9; the protein is MAAAPGGSAQPAGPGPRLGFSTADSGVGMSGLHPGPAVPMKDHDAIKLFVGQIPRGLDEQDLKPLFEEFGRIYELTVLKDRLTGLHKEDRKLFVGMLGKQQGEEDVRRLFQPFGHIEECTVLRSPDGTSKGCAFVKFGSQGEAQAAIQGLHGSRTMAGASSSLVVKLADTDRERALRRMQQMAGQLGAFHPAPLPLGACGAYTTAILQHQAALLAAAQGPGLGPVAAVAAQMQHVAAFSLVAAPLLPAAAANSPPGSGPGTLPGLPAPIGVNGFGPLTPQTNGQPGSDTLYNNGLSPYPAQSPGVADPLQQAYAGMHHYAAAYPSAYAPVSTAFPQQPSALPQQQREGPEGCNLFIYHLPQEFGDAELIQTFLPFGAVVSAKVFVDRATNQSKCFGFVSFDNPTSAQTAIQAMNGFQIGMKRLKVQLKRPKDANRPY
- the CELF6 gene encoding CUGBP Elav-like family member 6 isoform X13; amino-acid sequence: MAAAPGGSAQPAGPGPRLGFSTADSGVGMSGLHPGPAVPMKDHDAIKLFVGQIPRGLDEQDLKPLFEEFGRIYELTVLKDRLTGLHKEDRKLFVGMLGKQQGEEDVRRLFQPFGHIEECTVLRSPDGTSKGCAFVKFGSQGEAQAAIQGLHGSRTMAGASSSLVVKLADTDRERALRRMQQMAGQLGAFHPAPLPLGACGAYTTAILQHQAALLAAAQGPGLGPVAAVAAQMQHVAAFSLVAAPLLPAAANSPPGSGPGTLPGLPAPIGVNGFGPLTPQTNGQPGSDTLYNNGLSPYPAAYPSAYAPVSTAFPQQPSALPQQQREGPEGCNLFIYHLPQEFGDAELIQTFLPFGAVVSAKVFVDRATNQSKCFGFVSFDNPTSAQTAIQAMNGFQIGMKRLKVQLKRPKDANRPY